The Thioalkalivibrio sulfidiphilus HL-EbGr7 genome includes a window with the following:
- a CDS encoding PilL N-terminal domain-containing protein, whose translation MPSIRRPYPTGHAALAAGLIAAALTAGCATSSVAPPVIEPKPETQARPVPDGWIPIVRYGRYTLVELVPEAAQQDLLLQVIDVSMPATLPATVGEALRYVLLRSGYTLCEAGSDAAVFHDLPLPAAHLRLGPLFLRDALLTLAGPAWELHVDDVGRRVCFTQEQEPLP comes from the coding sequence ATGCCATCCATTCGCCGCCCATACCCGACCGGACACGCCGCGCTTGCCGCCGGCCTGATCGCCGCCGCTCTGACCGCCGGATGCGCCACGTCATCCGTCGCGCCACCCGTCATCGAACCGAAGCCGGAAACACAAGCCCGGCCCGTGCCGGACGGCTGGATTCCCATCGTTCGGTATGGCCGCTACACGCTGGTGGAGCTGGTCCCGGAGGCCGCCCAGCAAGACCTGCTGTTGCAGGTCATCGACGTGTCGATGCCGGCAACCCTGCCCGCGACGGTCGGCGAGGCCCTGCGCTACGTGCTGCTGCGCTCCGGCTACACCCTTTGCGAAGCCGGTTCCGACGCCGCAGTGTTCCATGACCTTCCGTTGCCGGCAGCGCACCTGCGGCTTGGGCCGCTGTTTCTGCGCGACGCCCTGCTGACGTTGGCGGGGCCGGCCTGGGAGCTTCACGTCGATGATGTGGGGCGGCGGGTGTGCTTCACCCAGGAACAGGAGCCTCTGCCATGA
- a CDS encoding STY4534 family ICE replication protein yields MTTSSEKSYFDLHITGLGYLNRIREVKPKKGDAFLACDIAALNGPSDKPEYRRFDVRVSGSEAQHLIRRCVPAVEAERKVLIGFRLGDLWTDIFTYSKGKRVGEQSVSLKARLLFVSWIKVDGQLVYKAEPKASEESARDEAPSVSSEPAVQDAPASETVSDDEAAEVPALAESF; encoded by the coding sequence ATGACCACTTCATCCGAAAAGTCCTACTTCGACCTGCACATCACCGGCCTCGGGTATCTCAATCGCATCCGCGAAGTGAAGCCCAAGAAAGGCGATGCCTTCCTGGCCTGCGACATCGCAGCGCTCAATGGTCCCAGCGATAAGCCGGAGTACCGCCGTTTCGACGTGCGTGTATCCGGCAGCGAAGCGCAGCACCTGATCCGCCGTTGCGTCCCCGCCGTCGAGGCCGAACGCAAAGTGCTGATCGGCTTTCGTCTGGGCGATCTGTGGACCGACATCTTCACCTACAGCAAGGGGAAGCGTGTCGGCGAACAGAGCGTCAGCCTGAAGGCCCGCCTGCTCTTCGTGAGCTGGATCAAGGTCGATGGCCAGCTCGTCTACAAGGCCGAACCCAAGGCCTCCGAGGAATCGGCTCGCGACGAAGCGCCCAGCGTTTCGAGCGAACCCGCTGTCCAGGATGCACCCGCATCCGAGACGGTTTCCGACGACGAAGCAGCCGAAGTACCGGCGTTGGCCGAGTCGTTCTGA
- a CDS encoding DUF3275 family protein, whose translation MITLPGQLAIKTIHGRNGDFNVGRLATSIGEFVIKNAELDQYREGKYEGDFVITEIRPSTYNTSGRMVIEIRAHLGGMTLSNIDHLSRDEANRLSPQEVDPIDEEAQRPVPSTSAPAEAKAATSSDPLVDTTPFGADVPAKPASKPVTQDDDATLFGALWPLGEIVKLDATVDRRLLRQQRDRLGALGYEFAPLSQDWHIASA comes from the coding sequence ATGATTACGCTTCCCGGCCAATTGGCCATCAAGACCATCCACGGCAGGAACGGCGACTTCAACGTCGGCCGCCTCGCCACCTCCATCGGCGAGTTCGTCATCAAGAACGCCGAGCTGGACCAGTACCGCGAAGGCAAGTACGAGGGCGATTTCGTCATCACCGAGATTCGTCCTTCGACGTACAACACCAGCGGCCGCATGGTCATCGAGATCCGCGCGCACCTGGGCGGAATGACCTTATCGAACATCGACCACCTGAGCCGCGATGAAGCCAACCGGCTGAGTCCGCAGGAAGTCGATCCGATCGACGAGGAAGCGCAACGGCCTGTCCCTTCCACTTCGGCACCTGCCGAAGCGAAGGCGGCAACGTCCAGCGATCCCCTGGTCGATACCACGCCGTTCGGTGCCGACGTTCCCGCTAAGCCGGCTTCCAAGCCGGTAACGCAGGACGACGACGCCACGCTGTTCGGCGCTCTCTGGCCGCTGGGCGAGATCGTCAAGCTCGATGCCACCGTCGATCGCCGCCTGTTGCGTCAGCAACGCGACCGTCTCGGTGCCTTGGGCTACGAGTTCGCGCCGCTGTCCCAGGACTGGCATATCGCCTCCGCCTGA
- a CDS encoding DUF932 domain-containing protein → MKLASRFSYRSPVLRSDHPLSDDQIRTVAPSIFAETPHESRSQRYSYIPTAAVLTELRKEGFQPFMVCQTRVRHEDRRDYTKHMLRLRHESQINGTEANEIILLNSHDGTSSYQMLAGMFRFVCQNGLVCGDTFADVRVPHKGNVTDHVIEGAYEVLQGFEQVQHSRDAMGAITLDYGEAEVFARSALTLKYDDPGKTLPITESQVLRPRRFDDNRSDLWSTFNRVQENLVKGGLTGRTANGRQQRTRPVQGIDQNVRLNRALWLLAEGLRQLKA, encoded by the coding sequence ATGAAACTCGCATCCCGCTTTTCTTATCGTTCTCCGGTGCTGCGTTCGGATCATCCGTTGTCGGATGATCAGATCCGCACCGTCGCTCCATCCATCTTCGCGGAGACCCCGCACGAAAGCCGTTCCCAGCGCTACAGCTACATCCCGACCGCAGCCGTGTTGACGGAGCTGCGCAAGGAGGGGTTCCAACCGTTCATGGTGTGCCAGACACGTGTGCGCCACGAAGATCGCCGTGACTACACCAAGCACATGCTGCGGCTTCGCCACGAGAGCCAGATCAACGGCACCGAGGCGAACGAGATCATCCTGCTCAACTCGCACGACGGCACCAGCAGCTATCAGATGCTGGCGGGCATGTTCCGCTTCGTCTGCCAGAACGGCTTGGTGTGCGGCGACACCTTCGCCGACGTCCGCGTTCCTCACAAGGGCAACGTCACCGATCACGTCATCGAGGGCGCCTACGAAGTCTTGCAGGGTTTCGAGCAAGTGCAACACTCGCGCGATGCCATGGGTGCCATCACACTCGACTACGGTGAGGCCGAGGTCTTCGCCAGATCGGCGTTGACCCTCAAGTACGACGATCCCGGCAAGACCTTGCCGATCACGGAGAGTCAGGTTCTGCGGCCACGTCGTTTCGACGACAACCGTTCGGACCTGTGGTCCACCTTCAATCGAGTTCAGGAGAACCTCGTCAAAGGCGGCCTGACCGGCCGCACCGCAAACGGGCGCCAGCAACGCACGCGGCCCGTTCAAGGCATTGACCAGAACGTCCGGCTGAACCGGGCGCTATGGCTGCTGGCGGAAGGTCTGCGTCAGTTGAAAGCCTGA
- a CDS encoding DEAD/DEAH box helicase family protein yields the protein MSLDLETVPDTAVQGDLLEAAASPLTISLQDFVSEFGDELLDSLNRANPPVYAGQARAHRQTILAGLKRKLFPAQAEVVHAVTELLVDRGERAAIVNGEMGCGKTTVGIATAAVLNAEGYRRTLVLSPPHLVYKWRREIQETVAGAKVWVLNGPDTLVKLLKLREQLGVPPQGQEFFVLGRVRMRMGFHWKPVFVRWRTRHGDVGACPHCGHVITDLDGEPINPVELEAEETRRKCGHCASALWTLIRPRRLSVNDQSQAVLKALKRIPTIGEVTAQKLMKKFGESFLASMLGDNLYEFINLMDDNGELVFSDRQAQRMERAMASMEFGFGEGGYQPSEYVKRYLPQGTFDLLIADEAHEYKNAGSAQGQAMGVLASKSRKTLLLTGTLMGGYGDDLFYLLFRALPGRMIEDGYRPSKQGSLTPAAMAFMRDHGVLKDIYSESNGSAHKTAKGSKITVRTVKAPGFGPKGVLRCVLPFTVFLKLKDIGGNVLPPYDEEFREVAMDAEQAQAYGRLAGQLTAELKQALARRDTTLLGVVLNVLLAWPDTCFRSETVKHPRTRNLLAFTPSLFTDLEVMPKERELIDICREEKAAGRKVLVYSVYTGTRDTTSRLKVLLEQEGFKVAVLRASVDASRREDWIAEQLDRGIDVLITNPELVKTGLDLLEFPTIVFMQSGYNVYSLQQAARRSWRIGQKQPVRVIYLGYAATSQMTCLGLMAKKITVSQSTSGDVPESGLDVLNQDGDSVEVALARQLVH from the coding sequence ATGTCCCTCGATCTTGAAACTGTTCCCGATACCGCCGTGCAGGGCGACCTGCTGGAAGCGGCGGCTTCTCCACTCACGATCAGCTTGCAGGACTTCGTATCGGAGTTCGGCGATGAGCTGCTCGACTCTCTCAACCGCGCCAACCCGCCTGTCTACGCCGGACAGGCACGGGCGCATCGCCAGACCATCCTGGCCGGCCTGAAGCGGAAGTTGTTTCCCGCCCAGGCCGAAGTCGTCCATGCCGTCACCGAGCTGCTGGTCGATCGTGGCGAACGTGCCGCGATCGTCAACGGCGAGATGGGCTGCGGCAAGACGACCGTCGGCATCGCCACGGCCGCCGTGCTCAATGCCGAAGGCTACCGCCGCACCCTGGTGCTCTCGCCACCCCACCTAGTCTACAAGTGGCGGCGCGAAATTCAGGAGACGGTGGCCGGCGCCAAGGTCTGGGTGCTCAACGGCCCGGACACGCTGGTCAAGCTGCTGAAACTGCGCGAGCAGTTGGGCGTACCACCCCAGGGGCAGGAGTTCTTCGTCCTCGGCCGTGTGCGCATGCGCATGGGCTTTCACTGGAAGCCGGTGTTCGTGCGTTGGCGTACCCGTCACGGCGACGTGGGGGCGTGCCCGCATTGCGGCCATGTCATCACCGACCTGGACGGCGAGCCGATCAACCCGGTGGAACTCGAAGCGGAGGAAACCCGCCGCAAGTGCGGACACTGCGCCTCGGCGCTGTGGACGCTGATCCGTCCCCGGCGCCTGTCGGTCAACGACCAGTCGCAAGCCGTGCTCAAGGCGCTCAAGCGTATTCCCACCATCGGCGAAGTCACGGCACAGAAGCTGATGAAGAAGTTCGGCGAGTCGTTCCTGGCTTCGATGCTGGGCGACAACCTGTACGAGTTCATCAATCTCATGGACGACAACGGCGAGCTGGTGTTTTCCGACCGGCAGGCCCAGCGCATGGAACGTGCGATGGCCTCGATGGAGTTCGGCTTCGGCGAAGGTGGCTATCAGCCTTCGGAATACGTCAAACGCTACCTGCCGCAAGGCACGTTCGACCTGCTCATCGCCGACGAGGCGCACGAGTACAAGAACGCGGGTTCCGCCCAAGGGCAGGCGATGGGGGTCTTGGCCTCCAAGTCACGCAAGACGCTGCTGCTGACCGGCACCTTGATGGGCGGCTACGGCGACGACCTGTTCTACCTGCTGTTCCGCGCCCTGCCTGGGCGAATGATCGAAGACGGCTACCGGCCGAGCAAGCAAGGCAGTCTGACGCCGGCCGCGATGGCGTTCATGCGCGATCACGGCGTGCTCAAAGACATCTACTCCGAGAGCAACGGCTCGGCCCACAAGACCGCCAAGGGCAGCAAGATCACGGTGCGAACCGTGAAGGCCCCCGGCTTCGGTCCCAAGGGCGTGCTGCGCTGCGTATTGCCGTTCACGGTCTTCCTCAAGTTGAAGGACATCGGTGGCAACGTGCTGCCGCCCTACGACGAGGAGTTCCGCGAAGTGGCGATGGACGCGGAGCAGGCGCAGGCCTATGGACGCCTGGCGGGGCAACTGACCGCCGAGCTGAAGCAGGCGCTGGCGCGCCGCGACACGACGCTGCTGGGTGTGGTCCTCAACGTGCTGCTGGCCTGGCCGGACACGTGCTTTCGGTCCGAGACGGTCAAGCATCCGCGCACCCGCAACCTGCTGGCGTTCACGCCGTCGCTGTTCACCGATCTGGAGGTCATGCCGAAGGAGCGGGAGCTGATCGATATCTGCCGCGAGGAAAAAGCGGCGGGACGCAAGGTGCTGGTCTACAGCGTCTATACCGGCACGCGCGACACCACATCGCGCTTGAAGGTGCTGCTGGAGCAGGAAGGCTTCAAGGTGGCGGTACTGCGCGCGAGCGTGGATGCCTCCCGCCGGGAAGACTGGATCGCCGAGCAGTTGGATCGCGGCATCGACGTGCTCATCACCAACCCCGAACTGGTGAAAACCGGCCTGGACCTGTTGGAGTTTCCGACCATCGTGTTCATGCAGTCGGGCTACAACGTGTACTCGCTGCAGCAGGCCGCGCGCCGTTCCTGGCGTATCGGGCAGAAGCAGCCGGTCCGGGTGATCTACCTCGGCTACGCGGCCACCTCGCAGATGACTTGCCTGGGGCTGATGGCCAAGAAGATCACGGTGTCGCAGAGCACGTCGGGAGACGTGCCGGAATCAGGGTTGGACGTTCTCAATCAGGACGGCGACTCGGTGGAAGTGGCACTGGCACGGCAGTTGGTACATTGA
- a CDS encoding DUF6094 domain-containing protein, with protein MTLTTRACASRVPRFHPTSSQEIPMALMFPRLARNFIKNGYFPTDEPTLERALTALAPSSGPMCILDPCAGEGVAIAEAAHALGREQVKAFAVEYDAERATHARRLVDRCLHGDLMDSLISRQSFGLLWLNPPYGDLTRGVDGNIGYQGQGRARLEKLFYQRSLPLLQYDGVLVLIIPAYVLDAEFVGWLTRHFADLRIYRAVDVQFKQVVIFGRRVRQREQVPEDAKTARSLLLQVGQGDIEAEELPCEWPFQPYTVPASPVEPEHFYRVTLEPEQFADEVQRLQGLWPSIDTHLGAAQQLPRPPARALSHWHLALALAAGAVSGVVQSKNGRTLVVKGDTHKEKSHQTEYTERDDGSVAETRILTDRFVPVIRAWDMTLGSPTWGQVLTIR; from the coding sequence CTGACGCTCACCACACGGGCATGTGCGTCGCGCGTGCCCCGCTTTCATCCCACTTCTTCACAGGAGATTCCCATGGCTCTCATGTTTCCGCGCCTTGCGCGCAACTTCATCAAGAACGGCTACTTCCCGACAGACGAACCCACGTTGGAAAGAGCCCTGACCGCACTGGCGCCGTCCTCTGGCCCCATGTGCATCCTCGATCCCTGCGCCGGCGAAGGCGTCGCGATCGCCGAAGCCGCTCATGCCCTCGGGCGCGAACAGGTGAAGGCATTTGCCGTCGAGTACGACGCGGAGCGCGCCACCCATGCGCGCAGACTCGTCGATCGTTGTCTGCATGGCGACCTGATGGACTCGCTGATTTCCCGCCAGTCCTTCGGACTGCTGTGGCTCAATCCGCCTTATGGCGATCTGACGCGGGGCGTCGATGGCAACATCGGCTACCAGGGTCAGGGGCGCGCACGGTTGGAGAAGCTGTTCTATCAGCGCAGTCTGCCGCTGTTGCAATACGACGGTGTGCTGGTGCTCATCATCCCGGCCTATGTACTCGATGCCGAGTTCGTCGGCTGGCTGACCCGCCACTTCGCCGATCTGCGCATCTACCGTGCGGTGGACGTGCAGTTCAAGCAGGTGGTGATCTTCGGCCGGCGCGTGCGTCAGCGCGAGCAGGTGCCGGAGGACGCCAAGACGGCGCGCAGCCTTTTGCTGCAAGTCGGGCAAGGCGACATCGAAGCCGAGGAATTGCCCTGCGAATGGCCGTTCCAGCCTTACACGGTTCCGGCGTCTCCCGTCGAACCGGAGCACTTCTATCGCGTCACGCTCGAACCCGAGCAATTCGCCGACGAGGTACAGCGCCTGCAAGGGCTGTGGCCGTCAATCGACACGCACCTGGGCGCCGCGCAGCAACTGCCACGGCCCCCGGCGCGCGCCCTGTCGCACTGGCATCTCGCCCTGGCTCTGGCCGCAGGCGCGGTTTCAGGCGTCGTGCAATCGAAGAACGGCCGCACGCTCGTCGTCAAAGGTGATACCCACAAGGAGAAGTCTCACCAGACGGAATACACCGAGCGTGACGATGGCTCCGTGGCCGAGACGCGCATCCTCACCGACAGGTTCGTGCCTGTTATCAGGGCGTGGGACATGACCCTTGGCTCTCCCACATGGGGCCAGGTACTGACCATTCGCTGA
- a CDS encoding transglycosylase SLT domain-containing protein, producing the protein MAASVSLCRAGVLCLLCLAVWTAPVLAREIPPPAYQLAAHDAGIPSAVLYAVALQESGIALRGQRTPWPWTLNVAGQARRFQTREAACANLRRALREVPATRIDVGLGQINLGYQAHRFDHPCELLDPYRNLAVAAAILREHHRPGDDWLLAIGRYHRPAGGAPAARYRRSVQKHLARVQGSPVPSIASRSHRP; encoded by the coding sequence ATGGCTGCGTCAGTGAGCCTTTGCCGGGCAGGCGTCCTGTGCCTGCTCTGCCTCGCTGTCTGGACCGCGCCCGTCCTGGCGCGGGAGATTCCGCCGCCGGCCTATCAACTGGCCGCGCACGACGCCGGCATTCCCTCGGCGGTGTTGTACGCCGTGGCCTTGCAGGAAAGCGGCATCGCGCTGCGCGGGCAGCGAACTCCGTGGCCCTGGACCTTGAATGTCGCCGGCCAGGCACGGCGGTTCCAGACCCGCGAGGCCGCCTGCGCAAACCTGCGGCGCGCGCTGCGGGAGGTGCCGGCGACGCGCATCGACGTTGGTCTGGGGCAGATCAACCTCGGCTACCAGGCGCACCGTTTCGATCACCCCTGCGAACTGCTGGACCCGTACCGGAATCTCGCGGTCGCCGCCGCGATCCTGCGCGAACACCACAGGCCCGGCGATGACTGGCTGCTCGCCATCGGCCGCTATCACCGCCCCGCCGGTGGCGCACCGGCAGCCCGCTACCGCCGCAGCGTTCAAAAACATCTGGCGCGTGTGCAGGGCAGCCCGGTTCCGTCCATCGCATCGAGGAGTCATCGACCATGA
- a CDS encoding ArsR/SmtB family transcription factor, whose product MNEDQAVTALSALAHTQRLRVFRALVVTGPAGLTPSVLADQLEVARNTLSFHLKELAHAGLVTVEQQGRNLIYRADFAQMNGLLGYMTEHCCQGSACEVSDSDSCASC is encoded by the coding sequence ATGAATGAAGATCAGGCAGTTACCGCTCTCAGTGCATTGGCCCACACCCAGAGGTTGCGCGTGTTCCGCGCCCTCGTGGTGACGGGGCCGGCCGGCCTGACGCCCAGCGTCCTGGCCGACCAGCTCGAAGTGGCCCGCAACACACTCTCCTTTCATCTGAAGGAGCTGGCCCACGCCGGGCTGGTCACGGTCGAGCAGCAGGGGCGCAACCTGATCTATCGCGCCGATTTCGCGCAGATGAATGGCCTGCTCGGCTACATGACCGAGCACTGCTGCCAGGGCTCTGCCTGCGAAGTCTCCGATTCGGACTCTTGTGCGTCCTGTTGA
- a CDS encoding TIGR03759 family integrating conjugative element protein, which translates to MKPWFVRFVLAFAVASMASAIAVAQNAPAADSRIVQSRDRTAIDADLDERLARDWGLQNEEWARYRQLMQGPLGVYSPGLDPFTALGIEARTNEERRRYAELQVQAEARRVEKLLAYQRAYDDAWKRLHPTLQPVVLTDAGATPATSGALGRLAVFVKDDCPPCEQRVRQLQTAGTAFDLYMVGSRQDDARIRQWAAKAGIEPAKVRARTITLNHDAGRWLSIGVPGELPAVVREVNGQWLRQ; encoded by the coding sequence GTGAAGCCGTGGTTCGTTCGTTTCGTTCTCGCCTTCGCCGTGGCGTCGATGGCTTCGGCGATCGCCGTCGCGCAGAACGCGCCCGCCGCCGACTCTCGCATCGTCCAGAGCCGCGACCGGACCGCCATCGACGCCGATCTCGACGAACGCCTGGCACGGGATTGGGGGCTGCAAAACGAGGAGTGGGCACGCTACCGCCAGTTGATGCAGGGGCCGCTGGGCGTGTACTCGCCCGGCCTCGATCCCTTCACGGCCCTGGGCATCGAAGCGCGCACGAACGAGGAACGCCGCCGCTACGCGGAGCTTCAGGTGCAGGCCGAGGCCCGCCGCGTCGAGAAGCTGCTGGCGTACCAGCGCGCCTATGACGATGCCTGGAAGCGGCTCCATCCCACGCTTCAGCCCGTCGTCCTGACCGATGCCGGTGCCACTCCCGCCACGTCCGGCGCCCTGGGCCGGCTGGCGGTCTTCGTCAAGGACGACTGCCCGCCCTGCGAACAGCGCGTGCGGCAATTGCAGACAGCAGGCACGGCCTTTGATCTCTACATGGTCGGCAGCCGCCAGGACGATGCGCGCATCCGGCAATGGGCGGCCAAGGCGGGCATCGAGCCGGCCAAGGTGCGCGCACGGACCATCACCCTGAATCACGACGCCGGCCGGTGGCTATCGATCGGTGTGCCGGGCGAGCTGCCGGCCGTCGTGCGCGAGGTCAACGGGCAATGGCTGCGTCAGTGA